Proteins co-encoded in one Rhopalosiphum maidis isolate BTI-1 chromosome 2, ASM367621v3, whole genome shotgun sequence genomic window:
- the LOC113552314 gene encoding putative odorant-binding protein A10, translated as MHCKVLIALCCVAVYAAQANPAGTAAAAASADEEIKDFPAYMKRFEKLNVEQVLNNDRVLASHLKCFLNEGPCVQQARDLKRVIPVIANNGCNGCTEKQMTSIKKSLNFLRTKKPTEWSRLVKIYDPSGTKLNKFLDA; from the exons ATGCACTGCAAAGTTTTGATCGCTCTGTGCTGCGTGGCCGTGTACGCCGCGCAGGCTAATCCCGCTGgtactgctgctgctgctgcttcCGCCGACGAAGAGATCAAAGATTTCCCAGCCTACATGAAGCGGTTCGAAAAGCTCAACGTTGAACAGGTGTTGAACAACGACCGCGTCTTGGCCAGCCATCTCAAGTGTTTCCTTAACGAGGGCCCATGCGTCCAACAAGCCAGAGACTTGAAGA GAGTCATCCCAGTGATCGCCAACAACGGTTGTAACGGATGCACTGAAAAGCAAATGACCTCCATCAAGAAGTCGCTGAACTTCCTGAGGACGAAAAAGCCGACGGAATGGTCAAGACTCGTCAAGATCTACGACCCATCCGGCACCAAGTTGAACAAGTTCCTCGACGCGTAA